The following proteins are co-located in the Pseudoalteromonas sp. N1230-9 genome:
- a CDS encoding DUF3307 domain-containing protein translates to MSFTLLLVALFLAHLVADFYLQPMSWVNDRNSRHFRATKLYLHVLTHGIVSFIILALWEFNYGWNELARVVCATLLIMLSHFLIDLAKSYSNKGVVPFLLDQLAHSIVLVMLAVWLTDYDEFYALIWQKLIAIDTLFVICAYILVLNPSSVFIRMMLEKITQGFATSGSIPAAGHSIGLLERGLMLSFILMGEYAGVGFLLAAKSIFRFGDLKASEEKQLTEYVMLGTLLSVSVTLLIGMSTVYLVKLF, encoded by the coding sequence ATGAGCTTTACCTTATTACTTGTCGCCCTATTTTTAGCACACTTGGTTGCTGACTTTTATCTACAGCCAATGAGCTGGGTTAATGACCGAAACAGCCGACACTTTCGCGCAACAAAGTTGTATTTGCATGTTTTAACACACGGCATTGTTTCGTTTATCATTTTAGCTCTTTGGGAGTTTAATTATGGCTGGAATGAGCTTGCACGTGTTGTCTGCGCAACACTGCTAATTATGCTTAGTCACTTCCTCATTGATTTAGCAAAATCCTATTCCAATAAAGGGGTCGTTCCATTTCTACTTGATCAGCTTGCACATAGTATTGTGCTGGTGATGCTAGCTGTATGGTTAACCGATTATGATGAATTTTATGCGCTTATTTGGCAAAAACTAATTGCTATAGATACTCTTTTTGTTATCTGTGCTTATATACTCGTATTAAATCCAAGCTCAGTATTTATTCGCATGATGCTTGAAAAAATCACACAAGGCTTTGCTACATCTGGCAGCATTCCTGCAGCTGGCCACAGTATAGGGCTTTTAGAGCGAGGACTGATGCTAAGCTTTATACTTATGGGTGAATATGCAGGAGTAGGATTCCTACTCGCTGCAAAATCAATCTTTCGCTTTGGAGATTTAAAAGCGAGCGAAGAAAAACAACTCACAGAGTATGTCATGCTTGGCACTTTATTAAGCGTTTCTGTGACATTACTCATTGGTATGAGTACTGTTTATTTAGTTAAACTCTTTTGA
- a CDS encoding LabA-like NYN domain-containing protein, whose product MQTIEKPRVAIFVDVQNIYYTCKESYGKNFDYNAFWAKMQELYTIDGAIAYAIYRGDEKQSQFQNILRAIGFEVKLKPFIQRRDGSAKGDWDVGITIDMLENARKVDKMVLLSGDGDFALLLGHLAHNYQIPCDVYGAEQLTADVLKNAAENFYCIDDGLLLNNRRE is encoded by the coding sequence ATGCAAACAATTGAAAAGCCGAGAGTTGCTATCTTTGTCGACGTACAGAATATTTACTACACCTGTAAAGAAAGTTATGGAAAAAACTTCGATTACAACGCCTTTTGGGCAAAAATGCAGGAGCTGTATACAATTGATGGTGCTATTGCCTATGCAATTTATCGTGGCGATGAAAAGCAATCACAATTTCAAAATATTTTGCGAGCAATAGGCTTTGAAGTAAAACTTAAGCCGTTTATTCAGCGACGCGATGGCAGTGCAAAAGGCGATTGGGATGTGGGTATTACTATTGATATGCTTGAAAATGCACGCAAAGTAGACAAAATGGTGTTGCTGTCTGGCGATGGTGACTTTGCATTGTTATTAGGGCATCTAGCACACAACTATCAAATTCCTTGTGATGTGTATGGGGCAGAACAATTGACTGCTGATGTACTAAAAAATGCGGCTGAGAATTTTTACTGTATCGACGACGGCTTGTTACTTAATAACCGCAGAGAATAG
- the nagK gene encoding N-acetylglucosamine kinase — protein sequence MMAKSVSEDQLFIGIDGGGTKCRATIYSVKHGVLGTGLGGPANPLHGLERTLESIMVSTQLALRDAGLPLETVHQLYAGLGLAGVNLPSLYDKIMEWEHPFKQMFLTTDLHTACIGAHEGSDGAVIITGTGSCGFSCVNGQTTNFGGHGFALGDKGSGAWMGLEAIKATLLDLDGLGSKTCLTKVITEHFSADNAMAIVEQMSGQPSSSYAKLARYVFNAANEQDAVALAIVKDGAEYVSKLAHRLLENKPPRLSMIGGLAEPLNKWLDPDIAKLVENPIQPPEMGAVYFAQQSVLEQSQEVAI from the coding sequence ATGATGGCGAAGAGTGTGAGTGAGGACCAATTGTTTATTGGTATCGATGGTGGCGGAACAAAGTGCCGAGCAACCATTTACTCTGTAAAACATGGCGTATTAGGGACAGGCTTAGGCGGTCCGGCAAATCCACTACATGGTTTGGAGCGCACACTTGAATCTATAATGGTCTCAACTCAATTAGCGTTGCGTGATGCTGGGTTGCCGTTAGAGACGGTACATCAACTCTATGCAGGTTTAGGCCTTGCAGGTGTTAACTTGCCGAGCCTATACGATAAAATTATGGAGTGGGAACACCCGTTCAAACAAATGTTTTTAACGACTGACCTACATACGGCTTGTATAGGCGCTCATGAAGGCAGTGACGGTGCAGTCATTATCACAGGCACGGGCTCATGCGGCTTTTCTTGTGTGAATGGGCAAACCACCAATTTTGGTGGCCATGGTTTTGCGTTAGGTGACAAAGGCAGCGGTGCCTGGATGGGACTTGAAGCGATAAAAGCCACGCTGCTGGATTTAGATGGGTTAGGCTCAAAGACCTGTTTAACCAAAGTCATTACCGAACATTTCTCGGCTGATAACGCAATGGCGATTGTTGAGCAAATGTCAGGTCAACCATCTAGTAGTTATGCAAAACTTGCTCGCTATGTGTTTAATGCTGCAAATGAGCAAGATGCAGTGGCACTTGCTATTGTTAAAGACGGTGCAGAGTATGTGAGTAAACTTGCACACCGTTTATTAGAGAACAAACCACCACGTTTGTCTATGATAGGTGGGTTAGCTGAGCCATTAAATAAATGGCTAGACCCTGATATCGCTAAGCTTGTAGAAAACCCAATTCAACCACCTGAAATGGGAGCAGTATATTTCGCACAACAGTCTGTGTTAGAACAAAGCCAAGAGGTAGCAATTTAA
- the nagA gene encoding N-acetylglucosamine-6-phosphate deacetylase, giving the protein MTIFHAQSLFTGEEFLNDRYFSVDNGVFTLTEASTDVVKLEGLVVPGFIDVQVNGGGGAFFNAEQTPQCLHNIAKAHGRFGSTAIMPTLITDKVEVMAQAADATAEAIAQAVPGVLGIHFEGPHLSLPKKGTHSEQFIRPISEQEFAIYARQDLGIKMVTLAPENVRAEDITRLVECGVKVSIGHTNADFATTNKALAAGADGFTHLFNAMSAFTSREPGVVGSALWDDNSWCGLIVDGHHVHPSSAKLAIRTKQRGKVMLVTDAMPPVGTDDMEFDFFDGRKVIRTGDRLNSTTGELAGSVLDMASAVRNTVNTLDVSLAESLRMASLYPAQYLGLNKKGRLVNGFDADFVVLDEHQYVKATYIAGNAV; this is encoded by the coding sequence ATGACGATTTTTCATGCTCAGTCACTATTTACCGGCGAAGAATTTTTAAATGATCGTTATTTTAGTGTAGATAATGGGGTATTCACCCTAACTGAAGCAAGCACCGATGTGGTTAAGCTAGAGGGGCTCGTGGTGCCTGGTTTTATTGATGTGCAAGTAAATGGTGGTGGTGGTGCATTTTTTAATGCAGAGCAAACCCCACAATGTTTGCACAATATTGCGAAAGCGCATGGTCGATTTGGTTCAACTGCGATAATGCCAACCCTCATTACTGATAAAGTAGAGGTGATGGCACAAGCTGCTGATGCAACGGCAGAGGCAATTGCCCAAGCAGTGCCGGGTGTGTTAGGTATTCATTTTGAAGGCCCACATTTATCTTTACCTAAGAAAGGCACTCATAGTGAACAGTTTATAAGACCTATTTCAGAGCAAGAGTTTGCGATCTATGCACGTCAAGACTTAGGCATAAAAATGGTGACGCTGGCACCTGAAAATGTCAGAGCAGAAGACATAACGCGATTAGTTGAATGTGGCGTGAAAGTAAGTATTGGCCACACTAACGCTGATTTTGCAACGACTAATAAAGCATTGGCCGCAGGCGCTGATGGTTTTACACACTTATTTAATGCAATGTCGGCATTTACCTCGCGAGAGCCTGGTGTAGTTGGCTCTGCCCTTTGGGATGATAACAGCTGGTGTGGCTTAATTGTTGATGGTCATCATGTTCACCCATCGTCAGCCAAATTAGCGATTCGTACTAAGCAACGCGGTAAGGTTATGTTAGTAACTGATGCAATGCCTCCTGTGGGCACTGACGATATGGAGTTTGATTTCTTTGACGGTCGAAAAGTTATTCGTACCGGTGACCGTTTAAATTCGACAACAGGCGAACTTGCGGGCAGTGTGCTTGATATGGCAAGTGCTGTACGCAATACCGTTAATACATTGGATGTGAGTTTAGCCGAAAGCTTGAGAATGGCGTCTTTGTATCCTGCACAATATCTTGGTTTGAACAAAAAGGGCCGTCTGGTAAATGGCTTCGATGCTGATTTTGTTGTACTTGATGAGCATCAGTATGTAAAAGCAACTTATATTGCAGGTAACGCAGTTTAG
- the nagX gene encoding transmembrane glucosamine N-acetyltransferase NagX — protein MTTTQPTKKRLASLDALRGMDMFWILGGQSIFAALFVLTGWTGWKLFEAHTVHSEWHGFTFYDLIFPLFIFLSGVAMGLAPKRIDHLSWDERKVYYRKAIKRLLLLCFLGILYNHGWGTGMPMAFDEIRYASVLARIAIAWFFCAMLVWHTSLRTQVITAVSILLGYWLLLSFVPVPGGSTGDLSAAGSWNAWFDKYLLPGISYQNRVVDPEGVLSNLPAIVNALMGVFAGQLIARAQQIGEWKMSGVLFISGLVSVSLGWLWDLQFPVNKELWTSSFVLVTVGWSAILLAVFYALVDILPGQRVAYPFVIIGANSIIIYLASSLVNWGYVSQSVFGGVIRAVPDSWQPLIAVVALLAVQMLVLHWMYRRKIFVSV, from the coding sequence ATGACAACAACACAACCTACAAAAAAGCGTTTAGCTTCTTTAGATGCATTACGCGGCATGGATATGTTTTGGATCTTAGGTGGTCAGTCAATATTTGCAGCACTTTTTGTGCTAACAGGCTGGACAGGCTGGAAGCTATTTGAAGCACATACAGTGCACAGTGAATGGCACGGTTTTACTTTTTACGACTTAATATTCCCGCTATTTATTTTCCTATCTGGCGTTGCTATGGGGCTTGCCCCCAAACGCATTGATCACTTAAGTTGGGATGAGCGTAAAGTCTATTATCGCAAAGCTATTAAGCGCTTATTACTGCTCTGTTTTTTAGGTATTTTATATAATCACGGCTGGGGTACAGGCATGCCGATGGCGTTTGATGAGATACGCTACGCCAGTGTATTAGCTCGAATAGCCATTGCGTGGTTTTTCTGTGCCATGTTGGTTTGGCATACAAGCTTACGAACCCAAGTCATAACCGCGGTATCTATTTTACTTGGCTACTGGTTACTGCTTAGCTTTGTGCCTGTACCAGGAGGCAGTACCGGAGACTTATCTGCTGCTGGAAGTTGGAATGCATGGTTCGATAAGTATTTACTACCAGGGATTAGTTATCAAAATCGCGTTGTAGATCCTGAAGGCGTGTTGTCTAATCTACCAGCGATTGTTAACGCACTTATGGGGGTGTTTGCAGGCCAGCTTATTGCACGAGCACAACAAATTGGTGAATGGAAAATGTCTGGCGTGTTATTTATTTCAGGCCTTGTTAGCGTAAGCTTAGGGTGGCTCTGGGATTTACAGTTTCCGGTAAATAAAGAGTTATGGACGAGCTCTTTTGTATTGGTGACGGTAGGGTGGAGCGCTATTTTATTAGCCGTGTTTTATGCCTTGGTTGATATATTACCAGGGCAGCGAGTTGCGTATCCATTTGTTATTATAGGTGCTAATTCGATCATTATTTACCTAGCCTCGAGCTTAGTGAACTGGGGTTATGTAAGCCAAAGTGTTTTTGGTGGTGTTATTCGCGCGGTTCCTGATTCATGGCAGCCATTAATAGCCGTGGTAGCATTACTTGCTGTACAAATGCTTGTGTTGCATTGGATGTACCGTAGAAAAATCTTTGTCAGTGTTTAG
- the nagB gene encoding glucosamine-6-phosphate deaminase, whose amino-acid sequence MQIVILDDAAQVAAYGANIFAKQLIKKPASVLGLATGSTPVALYQELIAKNKAGDISFSQATTFNLDEYLGLTGEHPQSYRYFMNEQLFNHVDINKDNTHVPPGDAINPLVACNEYEQKIAASGGVDVQLLGIGRNGHIGFNEPSSGLTSRTRVKTLTKATIDDNARFFGEGEYQPHLSITMGIGTILEAKKVVLLATGESKADAVQAMVEGPLMAKCPASALQMHKDAVIIIDKAAASKLEDLAFYQHIEAENQKLQAHLATL is encoded by the coding sequence ATGCAAATAGTCATTCTTGATGATGCCGCGCAAGTGGCAGCCTACGGGGCTAACATCTTTGCTAAACAACTTATAAAAAAACCAGCATCAGTACTTGGCTTGGCAACTGGCTCAACACCTGTTGCGTTATACCAAGAGCTTATCGCAAAAAATAAAGCGGGTGATATTTCATTTAGCCAAGCGACAACATTTAATTTAGATGAATACTTAGGTCTTACAGGTGAGCATCCGCAAAGTTATCGATACTTTATGAATGAGCAATTATTTAATCACGTAGATATTAACAAAGATAACACGCATGTTCCGCCTGGAGATGCAATCAACCCGTTAGTTGCGTGCAATGAATATGAGCAAAAAATTGCAGCATCAGGAGGGGTTGATGTGCAATTACTTGGTATTGGCCGTAACGGTCATATAGGTTTTAACGAGCCGTCTTCAGGTCTTACCTCGCGCACTCGGGTAAAAACACTTACCAAAGCAACCATTGATGATAACGCACGATTCTTTGGCGAAGGCGAATATCAACCGCATTTATCAATCACTATGGGGATTGGGACTATCTTAGAAGCCAAAAAAGTAGTGCTATTAGCGACGGGTGAAAGTAAAGCTGATGCAGTACAGGCAATGGTTGAAGGCCCGCTCATGGCAAAGTGTCCAGCCTCTGCATTACAAATGCATAAGGATGCTGTCATCATCATTGATAAAGCGGCTGCAAGTAAATTAGAAGATTTAGCGTTCTATCAGCACATTGAAGCTGAGAACCAAAAACTACAAGCGCACCTAGCGACCTTGTAA
- the nudC gene encoding NAD(+) diphosphatase, with protein MLNYSQMPLDRASNHRKDPKWLKAKINSQSRWLLVKNNQSLFVKGCPEVCYLRLSQVDHLDLSKGILLGLDEQGIAHFALDVSNVPDSLIDPVLDGTEFVDIRKLGPQVELKQGSIAALARGLCFWHATHRFCGRCGHENNMVEAGHSRLCENQTCQHQTFPRTDPAVIMIVKKTFADGVERCLLGRQASWPEGVFSTLAGFVDPGETLEQAVAREVMEEAGIAVTDIQYIASQPWPFPSSIMFGFMATAVSEDIHVDKDELDDARWFSRDDLNQFGQWHEQGSHLKLTRHDSISRFLVEHWRNL; from the coding sequence ATGCTGAATTACTCTCAAATGCCACTGGACCGTGCCTCTAATCATCGAAAAGATCCTAAGTGGCTAAAGGCGAAAATTAATTCTCAGAGTCGCTGGTTACTTGTTAAAAATAATCAGAGTCTATTTGTTAAAGGGTGCCCTGAGGTGTGTTATTTGCGCCTATCTCAGGTTGATCATCTTGATTTATCGAAAGGTATTTTACTTGGCCTTGACGAGCAAGGAATTGCTCATTTTGCGTTAGATGTAAGCAATGTGCCTGATTCACTTATTGACCCTGTTCTTGATGGTACTGAGTTTGTTGATATACGCAAGTTAGGCCCTCAAGTTGAACTAAAGCAAGGCTCAATTGCTGCACTTGCTCGTGGTCTTTGTTTTTGGCATGCAACCCATCGTTTTTGTGGCCGATGTGGACATGAAAATAATATGGTTGAAGCAGGACACTCTCGCTTATGTGAGAACCAAACGTGTCAGCATCAAACGTTTCCTCGCACTGATCCTGCCGTCATTATGATAGTGAAAAAAACCTTTGCTGATGGTGTTGAGCGCTGTTTACTCGGTCGTCAAGCAAGCTGGCCTGAGGGCGTGTTTTCAACATTGGCGGGGTTTGTTGATCCAGGTGAAACACTCGAGCAAGCTGTCGCCCGAGAAGTCATGGAAGAAGCTGGTATTGCTGTCACTGATATTCAGTATATAGCTTCACAACCTTGGCCTTTTCCATCTTCAATCATGTTTGGTTTTATGGCAACAGCAGTATCAGAAGATATTCATGTTGATAAAGATGAATTAGATGACGCTAGGTGGTTTAGTCGTGATGATCTGAATCAATTTGGCCAATGGCATGAACAGGGTAGTCACCTAAAATTAACCCGACATGACTCTATTTCTCGATTTTTGGTTGAGCATTGGCGCAACCTGTAA
- a CDS encoding cystathionine beta-lyase, whose product MTKTNKNTQIVSAGRKKAYTQGVVNPVVQRASTVVFDSVSELKEAAKKRGDKTLFYGRRGTTTHFALQEAIAELEGGEGCALYPSGAAAISNALLSFVKTGDHILMVDTAYEPTRDFCDKILAGLGIETTYYPPGIGAGIDELIKENTRVLFLESPGSITMEVQDVPAMVAKANERGVMTMLDNTWGNGLHFRPLEHGVDISIQAATKYIVGHSDVMMGVAVANKKYWSTLRENSYLLGQCTSADDAYLALRGLRTMAVRLKQHEQAAIEVAKWLETHPLVDHIRHPAFATCPGHEFFKRDFDGSNGLFSFVMKQGNQQAIDAFLDSLQHFKMGFSWGGYESLVTANLTMKGLRSETGWTQGPVIRLHIGLEDVTDLLADLDQALGVYESHL is encoded by the coding sequence ATGACAAAGACAAATAAAAATACTCAAATAGTGAGTGCTGGGCGTAAAAAAGCGTATACGCAAGGCGTGGTAAATCCAGTCGTACAGCGAGCATCAACCGTGGTTTTCGACTCGGTTTCTGAGTTAAAAGAAGCAGCTAAAAAACGGGGCGATAAAACGCTTTTTTATGGTCGCCGTGGAACCACCACACACTTCGCACTACAAGAAGCTATTGCTGAACTTGAGGGGGGAGAAGGTTGTGCACTTTATCCATCAGGTGCGGCTGCAATAAGCAATGCGCTATTATCGTTTGTGAAAACGGGCGATCATATTTTGATGGTTGATACTGCTTACGAACCAACTCGTGATTTTTGTGACAAAATATTAGCCGGTCTTGGGATTGAAACAACCTATTATCCACCAGGTATCGGTGCAGGCATTGATGAGTTAATAAAAGAAAATACCCGTGTATTATTTTTAGAATCACCTGGCTCGATTACCATGGAAGTGCAAGATGTACCCGCTATGGTCGCAAAAGCGAACGAGCGTGGTGTCATGACGATGTTAGATAATACTTGGGGTAATGGCCTGCATTTTAGACCGCTTGAGCATGGGGTGGACATTAGTATCCAAGCTGCGACTAAATATATTGTTGGCCATTCCGATGTAATGATGGGAGTGGCGGTTGCTAATAAAAAATACTGGTCAACACTGAGAGAAAACTCATATCTATTAGGCCAATGTACGTCTGCTGATGATGCATATTTAGCATTACGTGGCTTACGCACTATGGCTGTGCGTTTAAAACAGCACGAGCAAGCCGCCATTGAAGTTGCTAAATGGCTTGAAACACACCCATTGGTTGATCATATTCGCCATCCGGCTTTTGCAACATGCCCAGGTCATGAGTTCTTTAAACGCGACTTTGACGGGAGTAATGGCTTATTTTCGTTTGTAATGAAGCAAGGAAATCAACAAGCGATAGATGCGTTTTTAGATAGTTTGCAGCATTTTAAAATGGGCTTTTCTTGGGGTGGATACGAAAGTTTAGTTACTGCAAATTTAACGATGAAAGGGCTACGCTCTGAAACAGGTTGGACGCAAGGCCCAGTGATCCGCTTACATATAGGCTTGGAAGATGTAACAGATTTGCTAGCCGATCTAGATCAAGCTCTTGGTGTTTACGAGAGCCATCTGTAG
- a CDS encoding ABC transporter permease — protein sequence MTQLHPKRLAQIAQFELVRLFLTKRGLLAVAAFAICWLLILRYPIAESVNLISSAEFADFARQAFGAIGISRLLDWPESELAMYWLIALYSFPCFCLFLCSDQTVGDRQRGTLRFLSLRATRSEIIIGRFLGQVLILAALLFVTLMATLAMLTYREPSLFLSGFSRSLTLLVFLLITVMPFIALMSFLNTFARSSRLAFVLAILFFAGGNIIIGLLTWQLPLLEVLYYLFPGYQIDVVAGQRAGMMLGVGLPVLQTVVLLVVGERIFARSSL from the coding sequence GTGACGCAGTTACACCCTAAACGTCTTGCGCAAATTGCTCAATTTGAACTTGTACGACTATTTTTGACCAAACGTGGTTTGCTAGCGGTTGCTGCATTCGCCATTTGTTGGTTACTTATTTTACGCTATCCTATAGCTGAATCTGTGAATTTGATTAGCTCTGCTGAGTTTGCTGACTTTGCTAGGCAGGCCTTTGGTGCTATCGGTATCAGTCGGTTGCTCGATTGGCCTGAATCAGAGCTAGCGATGTACTGGCTAATCGCTTTATATAGCTTCCCTTGCTTTTGCTTGTTTTTATGTAGCGACCAAACTGTGGGAGATCGTCAGCGTGGTACGCTACGCTTTTTGTCACTACGGGCAACTCGTTCAGAGATTATAATTGGCCGCTTTTTAGGACAAGTATTAATCTTAGCAGCATTGTTATTTGTTACTCTGATGGCAACGCTTGCTATGTTGACGTATCGTGAGCCAAGTTTATTTCTTTCTGGTTTTTCAAGAAGCCTGACACTATTGGTGTTTCTGCTAATTACTGTAATGCCGTTTATTGCTTTAATGAGTTTTCTAAATACGTTTGCGCGCTCATCTCGTCTTGCATTTGTATTAGCTATTTTATTTTTTGCTGGCGGCAACATTATTATTGGTTTGCTTACTTGGCAGCTGCCTTTACTTGAAGTTCTATATTATTTATTTCCTGGCTACCAAATCGATGTAGTCGCGGGACAAAGAGCAGGCATGATGTTAGGGGTCGGTTTACCTGTTTTACAAACAGTTGTGCTGCTTGTGGTGGGTGAACGAATTTTTGCAAGGAGCTCACTATGA
- a CDS encoding ABC transporter ATP-binding protein has product MTVLIQAQGLSKNYGAKRALDNVSFEINKGAPVALVGPNGAGKTTLFSLLCGYILPSSGQLSVLDHAPGSAALFGKLTALPQDAQLDPRFSIAHQLNFYGQLQGLSGAVRKKETARVLELVGLSEVAKQRPDDLSHGMRKRVTIAQALIGEPEIVMLDEATAGLDPIHAREVRELVSSLSNEATFILSSHDLTELERLCSQVLHLDKGVLSEHQARSSTQDNKHYITLQLNQLYDDVEAKLASLAHVHHVYMSQAKEYVIEFEQTAEPFDINLLQFCYQQGWQYRQLVNGHTLENQIFHKES; this is encoded by the coding sequence ATGACAGTATTAATTCAGGCACAAGGTTTATCAAAAAACTATGGAGCTAAGCGAGCGCTTGATAATGTCAGCTTTGAAATAAATAAAGGAGCGCCAGTTGCACTCGTTGGCCCTAATGGTGCTGGTAAAACAACCTTATTTAGTTTGTTATGCGGTTATATTTTACCAAGTTCCGGGCAGTTATCAGTGTTGGACCACGCCCCAGGTAGTGCGGCTTTATTTGGTAAGCTTACGGCATTACCACAAGATGCACAGCTTGATCCGCGTTTTAGTATTGCGCATCAATTAAATTTTTATGGTCAACTGCAAGGTTTAAGTGGCGCGGTTCGTAAAAAAGAAACAGCACGTGTTCTGGAACTTGTTGGTTTATCTGAAGTGGCTAAACAGCGCCCAGACGATCTTTCTCACGGGATGCGTAAGCGAGTCACAATTGCGCAAGCACTAATAGGTGAACCTGAAATTGTAATGCTTGATGAGGCAACTGCAGGTCTTGACCCTATCCACGCGCGTGAGGTTCGTGAGCTTGTGAGCTCTTTAAGCAATGAAGCCACATTTATTTTAAGCTCCCATGATCTAACCGAACTTGAGCGTTTATGTTCGCAAGTATTACACCTAGATAAAGGGGTATTGAGTGAGCATCAAGCGCGTTCTAGCACACAAGATAATAAGCATTATATAACACTACAATTGAATCAACTTTATGATGATGTAGAAGCTAAGCTTGCAAGTCTTGCCCATGTACATCATGTTTATATGAGCCAAGCAAAAGAATATGTCATTGAATTTGAACAGACAGCCGAACCATTTGATATCAATCTATTACAGTTTTGTTATCAACAAGGTTGGCAGTATCGTCAACTAGTGAATGGTCACACACTCGAAAACCAAATTTTTCATAAGGAGAGTTAG
- a CDS encoding PH domain-containing protein: MGLLSGLMGNASEVDNDDLEELLANTLIAGETVQKAYKVIRDMFIFTNKRLIIIDKQGVTGSKVEMLSIAYSKITKFSKESAGHFDLDAELKIWVGSDPTPISKDFKAGDNINEVYRIISEFSL, from the coding sequence ATGGGTTTACTAAGTGGATTAATGGGTAATGCCAGCGAAGTCGATAATGATGATCTAGAAGAATTACTTGCCAACACGCTTATAGCGGGTGAAACAGTGCAAAAGGCCTATAAGGTGATCCGTGATATGTTTATCTTTACCAATAAAAGATTGATTATTATTGATAAACAAGGTGTTACGGGGTCTAAAGTGGAAATGCTAAGTATTGCTTACTCAAAAATTACTAAATTTAGTAAAGAAAGCGCGGGGCATTTTGATTTAGATGCAGAGCTGAAAATTTGGGTAGGGTCAGATCCTACTCCGATCAGCAAAGACTTCAAAGCAGGTGATAACATTAATGAGGTTTATAGAATAATTAGCGAATTTTCATTATAA
- a CDS encoding putative porin: MKKLAVIISSMLLSTAATAADSYQSISHLGYTDTDGNDTVSVDSIYYFAPKNTMGPYDQFEYINKTTNVYGAYSDDDFGDVLGLGGEYFVEDFVFGAGYNNYDSDFGSSTDVFNVSAGYFFNPNLLLKATFVDVEDGDNSVMFDLKYNHQLNSTDYIGFTLTADDEFDYRAVNAKYFVDLQQGNYLTVEGTISDTDDNGSSWELGSNYYFSKATSVFVTFNKEDDYSFGAQHFFNKNVGLKAGYGNNWDDSDYDAYFANVSLQF, translated from the coding sequence ATGAAAAAGTTAGCAGTTATTATTTCGAGTATGCTTCTTTCAACTGCCGCGACTGCTGCGGACAGTTATCAATCAATCAGCCACTTAGGGTATACGGACACCGATGGCAATGACACAGTAAGTGTTGATTCAATTTATTACTTCGCACCAAAGAACACTATGGGTCCTTACGACCAGTTTGAGTACATCAACAAAACGACTAACGTTTATGGTGCTTATTCAGACGATGATTTTGGTGATGTATTAGGCTTAGGTGGTGAGTACTTCGTAGAAGATTTTGTATTCGGCGCTGGCTACAATAACTATGACTCTGATTTTGGTTCAAGCACAGATGTATTTAACGTTTCTGCTGGTTACTTCTTCAATCCAAACTTATTATTAAAAGCGACTTTCGTTGACGTTGAAGACGGTGACAACTCAGTGATGTTTGATCTTAAGTATAACCATCAGTTAAACAGCACTGATTACATTGGTTTTACTTTAACTGCTGATGATGAGTTTGATTACCGCGCAGTAAATGCTAAATACTTCGTAGATCTTCAACAAGGTAACTACCTTACAGTTGAAGGTACAATCTCTGATACAGATGATAATGGCAGCTCATGGGAGTTAGGTTCTAACTACTACTTCTCTAAAGCAACGTCAGTATTTGTAACGTTTAACAAAGAAGATGATTACAGCTTTGGTGCTCAACACTTCTTCAATAAAAACGTTGGCTTAAAAGCGGGTTATGGTAACAACTGGGATGACTCAGATTACGATGCATACTTTGCTAACGTAAGCTTACAGTTCTAA